Within Vibrio campbellii CAIM 519 = NBRC 15631 = ATCC 25920, the genomic segment GTGCTCGCTTCAGACCAATACGTAGATCAATTCGACAACGAACAACTGGCGGATATCGCGTGTTTAGCTCTGTTCCAGCTTAAGCCTGTTTATATTCGTCATGATATCGATTTTCTGTCGGCACTCCCAGAACGCAAATTGGCGCAGTTCAAACAAAGTGTTGATGTCGCTGTTGAGAATGCAGCAACAATGATTCAAGAAGACAGACGCAAAAATCGTAACAATGATGTTCCTGTAATTTTGTCGCATACCAGTTATGATGAAGACAAAGAACTGGATTGGTTCGAAAAACCGATTCTCAACGTCAACATAAAGTAAATGATGTTCGCTACCGTATATAAGAATCAATATACAGAAGAGTGGGCGTCCCCAAGGAGGAACCGTGGGATTTTTTTCGCGCTTGTTTGGTGGCAGTGATAAAACTGCTGAAGTAAAAACCGTCGAACCTGTCGAGTACAAGGGCTACCTGATCTATCAAGAAAGCCTTTCAGAAGGCGGCCAGTACCGCATTGCTGGACGCATCGAAAAAGACTTCGACGGAGAAGTTAAATCACACCGTTTTATCCGATCGGATTTGATGGGGTCAGAGCAAGACGCCAACGAGTTGATGTTGAAAAAATCGCAGATGTTTATCGACCAAATGGGCGAAAAGATCTTCTATTAAGAAATCACAGCAACTTGATACGAATCATCTTAAAGAGAGCCATTAGTGTATATGCTGATGGCTCTCTTTCTTTTTTAGGCTTAAATATCTGTAAAACAAGCAATTAACACATGCCTGGTTAGACCTCTGCTGAGTAGCGCCAGTCGTAGTTATTTTTCAGTGCGAAGTAGGCAAATATTCATTACTTAGCGTTATATGTAATGAATTTTAGTATTTTTATTACAAAATACTTGAAGTCACGGTAGACGTTCGATAAAAACAGAAGAATAACAGGGCTGTTAGTCAAGATGTGGCTGTGCAAATGGGTGACCCCAAACACCATCATTCGTTTGTGTTTTCTTGCGTAGTAAACAGATAGAAATAAAAAAGAATTAGAGTAGAGCGACGCTCTGTTTTGGGACTAATTATTGATATGTATACAAGGAGTATGCGTTTTGCAAATCGGTGTACCTAAGGAAATACTCGCAGGTGAATCGCGAGTAGCTGCATCACCTAAATCGGTCGAGCAGTTAATTAAGTTGGGGTTCGATGTCGCAATCGAATCACAAGCGGGGGTGCTAGCCAGTTTCGATGATGCCGCTTATGAAGCAGCAGGGGCGAAAATTGTATCTAGTGAAGAAGTATGGACGTCAGGTTTAATCCTTAAAGTGAACGCGCCACTCGTAGATGAAGAAAAAGGCATCGACGAAATCGCATTACTGCAAGATGGCGCAACATTAGTGAGCTTTATCTGGCCAGCTCAAAATGCTGAGTTAATGGAACAACTCTCTAGCAAGAACATCAACGTTCTCGCAATGGACGCGGTTCCTCGTATCTCTCGTGCGCAAGCATTAGACGCACTCTCTTCTATGGCGAACATTGCCGGTTACCGTGCGGTGGTTGAAGCTGCCCATGAATTCGGTCGATTCTTCACCGGTCAAATTACCGCAGCAGGTAAAGTGCCGCCAGCGAAAGTACTGGTTGCAGGTGCAGGTGTTGCAGGTCTTGCTGCTATCGGCGCTGCTGGTAGCCTTGGCGCTATAGTTCGCTCTTTTGACGTTCGTCCTGAAGTAAAAGAGCAAGTTGAATCGATGGGCGCAGAGTTCCTAACCGTAGACTTCAAAGAAGATTCCGGTTCAGGTGACGGCTATGCGAAAGAAATGTCGGACGAATTCAACAAAAAAGCCGCTGAGCTATACGCTGAGCAAGCGAAAGACGTTGATATCATCGTCACAACGGCTCTGATTCCTGGTAAACCTGCGCCAACGCTTATCACCAAAGAAATGGTGGATAGCATGAAAGCGGGCAGCGTAATCGTCGACCTTGCTGCCGCAAACGGTGGTAACTGCGAATACACAGTAAAAGATCAAGTGATCACCACGGCGAACGGCGTGAAAATCGTTGGCTATACCGACATGGTAGGTCGCCTGCCTACGCAATCTTCTCAGCTCTACGCAACCAACCTTGTAAACCTTCTAAAACTGCTTTGCAAAGAGAAAGATGGCAACATCGATATCGACTTCGAAGACGTTGTACTTCGTGGCGTAACAGTAGTAAAAGAAGGCGAATTGACATGGCCTGCGCCACCAATTCAGGTGTCGGCACAGCCACAAGCTAAACAGCAAGAACCCGTTAAGCCTCAGCCTAAAGTTGAAGAGCCAACCTCACCAGTGAAGAAATTCGGTGCACTCGCTGTCGGTTTAGGTGCCTTTGCTTGGGTTGCTTCTGTTGCTCCGGCTGCGTTCTTATCTCACTTCACCGTATTCGTACTGGCGTGTGTGGTAGGTTACTACGTAGTTTGGAACGTAACACATGCACTGCATACTCCACTTATGTCTGTAACCAACGCGATTTCAGGCATCATCGTAGTAGGTGCACTGCTGCAAATTGGTCAGGGTAATGGCGTCGTTACCTTCCTATCATTCATTGCTGTACTCATTGCAAGCATAAACATCTTTGGTGGCTTTACCGTGACCAAACGTATGCTTGAAATGTTCCGCAAAGATAAATAATAGGAGTGACCAATGTCTGCAGGATTAGTACAAGCGGCGTACATTATTGCTGCGCTATTTTTCATCTTAAGTCTCGCGGGACTTTCTAAACAAGAATCGGCAAGAAAGGGCAACTACTACGGTATTGCGGGTATGGTGATTGCGCTTATTGCGACAATCTTTAGCCCGAATGCGGAAGGGTTTGTTTGGGTCATCATCGCGATGGTCATCGGTGGGAGCATCGGTATCCACTACGCGAAGAAAGTAGAAATGACTCAAATGCCAGAACTGGTTGCGATCCTACACAGCTTTGTAGGTATGGCTGCAGTTTTGGTAGGTTACAACAGCTACCTTGAGCCACCAGCACCAGTTTCAACTGATCTTGCTGGTATTCACGCTGAGCACGTGATTCACCTAGTGGAAGTCTTCCTTGGCGTGTTCATCGGTGCGGTAACCTTTACGGGTTCAGTCGTTGCTTTCGGTAAGCTACGCGGCACGATCTCATCTTCGCCACTTAACTTGCCTCACAAGCACAAAATGAACCTTGCGGCGATCGTTGTTTCTACGCTTCTTATGATTTACTTCATAAAAGCGGACGGCAGCATGTTCGCACTGATCGTAATGACGCTGATTGCATTCGCATTCGGTTACCACTTAGTGGCGTCTATCGGTGGTGCAGATATGCCAGTTGTGGTTTCAATGCTGAACTCATACTCAGGTTGGGCAGCGGCGGCGGCAGGTTTCATGCTTGCAAACGACCTATTGATTGTGACAGGTGCACTAGTTGGTTCTTCGGGTGCGATCCTTTCTTACATCATGTGTAAAGCGATGAACCGCTCGTTCATCAGCGTTATCGCTGGCGGCTTCGGTCAAGAAGTTGTGATTTCAAGTGATGAAGAGCAGGGCGAACACCGCGAAACGTCAGCTGAAGAAGTGGCAGAAATGCTGAAGAACTCAAAATCAGTGATCATCACACCGGGATACGGCATGGCAGTAGCTCAAGCGCAATACCCTGTGCATGAGATTACTGAGAAGCTACGCGCGCAAGGTATTGAAGTTCGCTTCGGTATTCACCCAGTAGCGGGCCGTCTGCCTGGTCACATGAACGTTCTACTGGCAGAAGCAAAAGTCCCTTACGATATCGTGCTAGAAATGGATGAGATCAACGATGATTTCCCAGAGACAGATACGGTTCTGGTTATCGGCGCGAACGATACAGTGAACCCAGCAGCGCTTGAAGATCCAAACAGCCCAATCGCAGGCATGCCTGTATTAGAAGTTTGGAACGCGCAAAACGTAGTCGTATTCAAGCGTTCAATGAATACCGGTTACGCTGGCGTACAAAACCCACTGTTCTTTAAAGAAAACACTTCAATGCTATTCGGTGATGCGAAAGAAAGCGTCGAGGCAATTTTCAAAGCATTGTAAAATATTTGCTCTAAAACTAACCAAGGCCAGCATTCGCTGGCCTTTTTTTGTGGGGCTTCAATGTTATAGTACTGCAAATCCTTGAGCAGCCCAATGTCATTCGCTTGTTTATTGATGTATAGTTCTGGCTAATATAACAAGTAACGGTAACAAGTTGATTAAACAGTTTTTGCTCCGTTCTGCTTTAATGCTGTCAATTTTCTCGGCACCCGCATTTGCAGATTCATTACCAGAACGAATAGATACGTTTACAGAGCTATTTAATTACGAAGTAGCCCTTAAATCGTATGATATACGCATACTGCAATCTAACTACCCAACCAAATTGCTCTCGCCGGACTCAATGTTGCCGCAAACGGCAGACTATCCGCTGAAAGATATTCAGCAGTTGTACCGTTTAGCCAACACGTGTCGCGGAAAATTACCGTTAAGCCCTTTAATTACTGAACCTTTAGTCTTTACGCGTGCCATATGTAAGGGGACGCAACTGACACCGCGTTGGTTCTCGCGCAGCGGCTTGATCCACCCCGGGGGGGGAACCTATGCAGCGCGTTATGTAGAAAAGTATCCAGATCTTCGTCTTAAACTTGCTCAATACATGCATATTAAAGAGCGAACTAACGATGAAGGTGACGAACTACTCGCAAGCCTACAGAATATGGATGACGATGCGATCAACGCACTCATCGCCGGCGCGAGCATGTTTATTGAGGGTAAAGAGTTGTGGTTACGCCGTGGCGATCATTATTTTGTATTCGCCGAAAACGTATGGCAAGAAAACGTTGCAAACGCAGGCCTGTCTTACGAATTAGCATCAGAAAGCCGAAGCTGTTTCGTAAAACGCGGCAATATCTGCTGGGGTGTAGAAGATCACTCACAAGTGTTACGGATCAGCATGATCGTCCTTGTGATTGCCAACATCTTGCTGGTAATAGGCTGGGCAGTGTATCGTTGGAACAGCAAGCGTGAAGAAATGCGCAGCCGGATGCTGGTACTGCAGATTCTAACGCACGAACTAAGAACGCCAATTGCATCGTTGTCTTTAACCGTTGAGGGATTTCGTCGCGAGTTTGAACATTTACCTGAAAGTGTTTACGACGAATTTCGCCGATTGTGTGAAGATACGCGCCGATTACGCCAGTTAGCGGAGGCAAGTAAAGATTATTTGCAATCTGATAACCAAATGCTTGCAACAGACTGGGTTCCATCGGTTGCAGAATGGCTAGAATATAAGATTGAAGAAGAATTTGATAACGCTGTACTATTCAAAATAAATGAAGATGTAGCTGCTAAAGTTAACGTGTACTGGCTTGGGACCTGTATCGACAACTTGCTACGAAACGCACTGAAGTATGGTGAAGCACCGGTAGAACTACGTGTAGAAACCCGTGCGGATAAGATCATTATCCAAGTCATAGATGCCGGCAGCTTGACTGCAAAAGATTGGGCAAACCTAAGAAAACCGTTCGTAAGTAAGAGCGGATTAGGGCTTGGATTAACAATAGTTGAATCAATGGTAGGCCGCATGGGCGGAAAAATGTCCCTAATGGGACCACCTACAACCTTTATATTGGAGATACCTTGTGAAACAGACACTGCTTCTCGTTGAGGACGATAAAAACTTGGCTGACGGCCTGTTAGTAAGCCTGGAACAAGCAGGATATGAGTGTTTACATGTGGAGCGTATTTCAGACGTTGAGCCACAATGGAAAAAGGCTGACTTAGTCATTCTGGACCGCCAACTACCAGATGGCGATTCAGTACAATCTCTTCCTGAATGGAAAAAAATTAAAGATGTTCCAGTAATCCTGCTTACTGCACTTGTTACTGTTAAAGATAAAGTTGCTGGCCTAGATTCTGGCGCGAACGACTACTTAACAAAACCTTTCGCTGAAGCCGAGCTATTTGCTCGTATTCGTGCACAACTTCGTGCACCAGATGCAGCAGAACAGGGCAACGCTGACAAAGTGATGACCAAAGACTTAGAAATCGACCGCGCGACACGCGAAGTTGTATTCAAAGGCGAAATGATCACACTGACTCGAACTGAGTTTGACCTGTTGTTGTTCTTGGCATCAAACCTTGGGCGCGTGTTTACACGGGATGAACTACTAGACCACGTTTGGGGTTACAACCACTTCCCGACAACTCGTACCGTAGACACACACGTACTGCAGCTTCGTCAGAAACTGCCAGGTCTTGAAATCGAAACACTTCGTGGCGTTGGCTACAAGATGAAAGCGTAATCACAAGAATGAAAACACTACTTCCTGTAGTTTTCTCATTACTGTTAGTGAGACCAGTCCATGCAGCGGACTGGTTTCAGTCCAATGTGCCTTTAACTCAAGCACACCA encodes:
- the vxrA gene encoding sensor histidine kinase VxrA, with product MLSIFSAPAFADSLPERIDTFTELFNYEVALKSYDIRILQSNYPTKLLSPDSMLPQTADYPLKDIQQLYRLANTCRGKLPLSPLITEPLVFTRAICKGTQLTPRWFSRSGLIHPGGGTYAARYVEKYPDLRLKLAQYMHIKERTNDEGDELLASLQNMDDDAINALIAGASMFIEGKELWLRRGDHYFVFAENVWQENVANAGLSYELASESRSCFVKRGNICWGVEDHSQVLRISMIVLVIANILLVIGWAVYRWNSKREEMRSRMLVLQILTHELRTPIASLSLTVEGFRREFEHLPESVYDEFRRLCEDTRRLRQLAEASKDYLQSDNQMLATDWVPSVAEWLEYKIEEEFDNAVLFKINEDVAAKVNVYWLGTCIDNLLRNALKYGEAPVELRVETRADKIIIQVIDAGSLTAKDWANLRKPFVSKSGLGLGLTIVESMVGRMGGKMSLMGPPTTFILEIPCETDTASR
- a CDS encoding late competence development ComFB family protein; translation: MQISSDVHNYMETLVGQVLASDQYVDQFDNEQLADIACLALFQLKPVYIRHDIDFLSALPERKLAQFKQSVDVAVENAATMIQEDRRKNRNNDVPVILSHTSYDEDKELDWFEKPILNVNIK
- the vxrB gene encoding response regulator transcription factor VxrB, with the translated sequence MKQTLLLVEDDKNLADGLLVSLEQAGYECLHVERISDVEPQWKKADLVILDRQLPDGDSVQSLPEWKKIKDVPVILLTALVTVKDKVAGLDSGANDYLTKPFAEAELFARIRAQLRAPDAAEQGNADKVMTKDLEIDRATREVVFKGEMITLTRTEFDLLLFLASNLGRVFTRDELLDHVWGYNHFPTTRTVDTHVLQLRQKLPGLEIETLRGVGYKMKA
- a CDS encoding Re/Si-specific NAD(P)(+) transhydrogenase subunit alpha — its product is MQIGVPKEILAGESRVAASPKSVEQLIKLGFDVAIESQAGVLASFDDAAYEAAGAKIVSSEEVWTSGLILKVNAPLVDEEKGIDEIALLQDGATLVSFIWPAQNAELMEQLSSKNINVLAMDAVPRISRAQALDALSSMANIAGYRAVVEAAHEFGRFFTGQITAAGKVPPAKVLVAGAGVAGLAAIGAAGSLGAIVRSFDVRPEVKEQVESMGAEFLTVDFKEDSGSGDGYAKEMSDEFNKKAAELYAEQAKDVDIIVTTALIPGKPAPTLITKEMVDSMKAGSVIVDLAAANGGNCEYTVKDQVITTANGVKIVGYTDMVGRLPTQSSQLYATNLVNLLKLLCKEKDGNIDIDFEDVVLRGVTVVKEGELTWPAPPIQVSAQPQAKQQEPVKPQPKVEEPTSPVKKFGALAVGLGAFAWVASVAPAAFLSHFTVFVLACVVGYYVVWNVTHALHTPLMSVTNAISGIIVVGALLQIGQGNGVVTFLSFIAVLIASINIFGGFTVTKRMLEMFRKDK
- a CDS encoding HlyU family transcriptional regulator gives rise to the protein MGFFSRLFGGSDKTAEVKTVEPVEYKGYLIYQESLSEGGQYRIAGRIEKDFDGEVKSHRFIRSDLMGSEQDANELMLKKSQMFIDQMGEKIFY
- the pntB gene encoding Re/Si-specific NAD(P)(+) transhydrogenase subunit beta; the encoded protein is MSAGLVQAAYIIAALFFILSLAGLSKQESARKGNYYGIAGMVIALIATIFSPNAEGFVWVIIAMVIGGSIGIHYAKKVEMTQMPELVAILHSFVGMAAVLVGYNSYLEPPAPVSTDLAGIHAEHVIHLVEVFLGVFIGAVTFTGSVVAFGKLRGTISSSPLNLPHKHKMNLAAIVVSTLLMIYFIKADGSMFALIVMTLIAFAFGYHLVASIGGADMPVVVSMLNSYSGWAAAAAGFMLANDLLIVTGALVGSSGAILSYIMCKAMNRSFISVIAGGFGQEVVISSDEEQGEHRETSAEEVAEMLKNSKSVIITPGYGMAVAQAQYPVHEITEKLRAQGIEVRFGIHPVAGRLPGHMNVLLAEAKVPYDIVLEMDEINDDFPETDTVLVIGANDTVNPAALEDPNSPIAGMPVLEVWNAQNVVVFKRSMNTGYAGVQNPLFFKENTSMLFGDAKESVEAIFKAL